Proteins encoded by one window of Streptomyces sp. NBC_01477:
- a CDS encoding ABC transporter permease: protein MTDLLPQARAAEPAAKDRTRAAAPAPARRAVTGTRRTATSATGTRRRLGPGRAIPFARLTGPALVVLIWWAASASGYLDPRILSGPGTVASTAVDLIRSGRLQSNVAVSLQRAGFGLLFGVLAGVLLAVAAGLSRVGEYLLDGTLQVKRAIPSLALLPLMILWLGIGEQMKITVIALGVAVVVYINTYASLTGIDRRYVELGESLDLTRVQFIRKVVIPGALPGFFVGLRLAATASWLGLVVVEQINATKGLGYMMFQAQLYAQSDVIIVGLVVYGIFGFVSDAIVRAAERRVLSWRRTLAD from the coding sequence ATGACCGACCTGCTGCCCCAGGCGCGTGCGGCGGAGCCCGCAGCCAAGGACCGCACCCGGGCCGCGGCCCCCGCACCGGCCCGGCGCGCCGTGACCGGCACCCGGCGCACCGCGACCTCCGCGACCGGCACCCGGCGGCGGCTCGGCCCCGGCCGGGCGATCCCCTTCGCCCGGCTGACCGGCCCGGCGCTGGTGGTGCTCATCTGGTGGGCCGCCTCCGCCTCCGGCTATCTCGACCCGCGCATCCTGTCGGGACCCGGCACCGTCGCCTCGACCGCGGTCGACCTGATCAGGAGCGGCCGGCTCCAGAGCAATGTGGCGGTCTCGCTGCAACGCGCCGGATTCGGCCTGCTGTTCGGGGTGCTCGCCGGTGTGCTGCTCGCGGTGGCCGCCGGGCTCAGCCGGGTCGGCGAGTACCTGCTCGACGGCACCCTCCAGGTCAAGCGCGCGATCCCGTCGCTCGCCCTGCTGCCGCTGATGATCCTGTGGCTCGGCATCGGCGAGCAGATGAAGATCACCGTGATCGCCCTCGGTGTCGCGGTCGTCGTCTACATCAACACCTACGCCTCGCTCACCGGCATCGACCGCAGATACGTCGAACTGGGCGAGAGCCTGGACCTGACCCGCGTGCAGTTCATCCGCAAGGTGGTGATCCCCGGCGCGCTGCCCGGCTTCTTCGTCGGACTGCGCCTGGCGGCCACCGCGTCCTGGCTCGGCCTGGTGGTGGTCGAGCAGATCAACGCCACCAAGGGCCTCGGTTACATGATGTTCCAGGCCCAGCTGTACGCCCAGTCCGACGTGATCATCGTCGGCCTGGTCGTCTACGGAATCTTCGGCTTCGTGTCGGACGCGATCGTGCGTGCCGCAGAACGGAGGGTGCTGTCATGGCGACGCACACTGGCGGACTGA
- a CDS encoding ABC transporter ATP-binding protein, with the protein MATHTGGLTAERPAGPAAAAVRTTRLVRSFGDRDVLKELDLTLGQGEFTALLGRSGSGKSTLLRAVARLDHGVAGSGELSVPERVSLSFQDSRLLPWLRVLDNVVLGVRGRDAKERGTKALAEVGLEGRERSWPHELSGGEQQRAALARALVRDPELLLADEPFGALDALTRIRMHDLLRELYERHRPAVLLVTHDVDEAVELADRVLVLEEGRIAVDLTIDLPTPRSRRDPRFQEYRDLLLAALGVHQPEAPADPVRPAPHPADAPTGHPHKETNSHDPQA; encoded by the coding sequence ATGGCGACGCACACTGGCGGACTGACCGCCGAGCGGCCGGCCGGCCCGGCGGCCGCCGCGGTCCGCACCACCCGGCTGGTGCGCTCCTTCGGCGACCGGGACGTGCTCAAGGAACTCGACCTGACCCTGGGACAGGGGGAGTTCACCGCGCTCCTGGGCCGCAGCGGCTCCGGAAAGTCCACCCTGCTGCGCGCGGTCGCCCGGCTCGACCACGGTGTCGCCGGGTCCGGCGAACTGAGCGTGCCCGAACGGGTGTCGCTGTCCTTCCAGGACTCCCGGCTGCTGCCCTGGCTGCGGGTGCTGGACAACGTGGTGCTCGGCGTGCGAGGCAGGGACGCCAAGGAGCGCGGCACGAAGGCGCTGGCCGAGGTCGGGCTCGAAGGCCGGGAGCGCTCCTGGCCGCACGAGCTGTCCGGCGGCGAGCAGCAGCGTGCCGCCCTGGCCCGCGCCCTGGTCCGCGACCCCGAACTGCTGCTGGCCGACGAGCCGTTCGGGGCACTGGACGCGCTCACCCGGATCAGGATGCACGACCTGCTGCGGGAGCTGTACGAGCGGCACCGCCCCGCGGTGCTGCTGGTCACCCACGACGTGGACGAGGCGGTCGAACTCGCCGACCGCGTCCTGGTGCTGGAGGAGGGCCGGATCGCGGTCGACCTGACCATCGACCTGCCGACCCCGCGCAGCCGCCGCGACCCGCGCTTCCAGGAATACCGCGACCTCCTGCTCGCCGCGCTCGGCGTGCACCAGCCGGAGGCCCCCGCCGACCCCGTACGCCCCGCCCCGCACCCCGCCGACGCGCCCACCGGGCACCCGCACAAGGAGACGAACTCCCATGACCCGCAAGCCTGA
- a CDS encoding LLM class flavin-dependent oxidoreductase, protein MTRKPDRKPLHLNAFLMSVGHHEAAWRLPESPAAGGTDIAHYQNLARIAERGKLDSLFLADSPVLMGDPGRRPANKLEPTVLLTALAGVTEHIGLIATASTSYNEPYNLARRFASVDHVSGGRAGWNIVTTAGADAARNFGLDDTPLHRDRYLRAAEFVDVATKLWDSWADDAVVADKESGVHALADKVRKFEHRGTYFRVDGPLNVQRSPQGYPLLVQAGSSEDGKDFAARYAEAVFTAQQTLEEAIAFYKDVKQRALGFGRDPEGIKILPGIVPVIGDTEEQARALDGELDRLIRPEYAVRQLSKTLRVAPERLELDKELPDDIPTEDEIEGAKSRFTLIVELARRERLTVRQLIGRLGGGRGHRTFAGTAEQVADTIEHWYDAGAADGFNIMPAVLPSGLELFVDRVVPILQERGLFRTEYTGSTLREHYGLPRPANRLFDTADTSAGHLGIALTEVS, encoded by the coding sequence ATGACCCGCAAGCCTGACCGCAAACCGCTGCACCTGAACGCCTTCCTGATGTCGGTCGGGCACCACGAGGCGGCCTGGCGGCTGCCGGAGAGCCCCGCGGCCGGCGGCACCGACATCGCGCACTACCAGAACCTCGCGCGGATCGCGGAACGCGGCAAGCTGGACTCGCTCTTCCTCGCCGACAGCCCCGTCCTGATGGGCGACCCGGGCCGCCGCCCCGCCAACAAGCTCGAACCGACCGTGCTGCTCACCGCGCTGGCCGGCGTCACCGAGCACATCGGCCTGATCGCCACCGCCTCCACCAGCTACAACGAGCCGTACAACCTGGCCCGCCGGTTCGCCTCGGTCGACCATGTCTCGGGCGGCCGGGCCGGCTGGAACATCGTCACCACCGCGGGCGCCGACGCGGCCCGCAACTTCGGCCTGGACGACACCCCGCTGCACCGCGACCGCTACCTGCGGGCCGCCGAGTTCGTGGACGTCGCCACCAAGCTGTGGGACAGCTGGGCCGACGACGCCGTCGTCGCCGACAAGGAGTCCGGCGTCCACGCGCTGGCCGACAAGGTGCGGAAGTTCGAGCACCGGGGTACGTATTTCCGGGTGGACGGACCGCTGAACGTACAGCGTTCCCCGCAGGGCTACCCGCTCCTGGTGCAGGCCGGCTCCAGCGAGGACGGCAAGGACTTCGCGGCCCGCTACGCCGAAGCGGTCTTCACCGCCCAGCAGACCCTTGAGGAGGCCATCGCCTTCTACAAGGACGTCAAGCAGCGCGCCCTCGGCTTCGGCCGCGACCCCGAGGGCATCAAGATCCTGCCCGGCATCGTGCCCGTCATCGGCGACACCGAGGAGCAGGCGCGGGCGCTGGACGGCGAGCTGGACCGGCTGATCCGCCCCGAGTACGCCGTGCGGCAGCTGTCCAAGACCCTGCGTGTCGCCCCGGAGCGGCTGGAACTCGACAAGGAGCTCCCCGACGACATCCCCACCGAGGACGAGATCGAGGGCGCCAAGAGCCGCTTCACCCTCATCGTGGAGCTGGCCAGGCGCGAGCGGCTGACCGTACGGCAGCTGATCGGCCGGCTCGGCGGCGGACGCGGCCACCGCACCTTCGCCGGCACCGCCGAACAGGTCGCCGACACCATCGAGCACTGGTACGACGCGGGCGCCGCCGACGGCTTCAACATCATGCCCGCGGTGCTGCCCTCGGGACTCGAGCTGTTCGTGGACCGGGTGGTGCCGATCCTCCAGGAACGCGGCCTGTTCCGCACCGAGTACACCGGCAGCACCCTGCGCGAGCACTACGGCCTGCCGCGCCCCGCCAACCGCCTCTTCGACACCGCCGACACCAGCGCCGGGCACCTCGGCATCGCACTCACGGAGGTTTCGTGA